In a single window of the Arachis hypogaea cultivar Tifrunner chromosome 6, arahy.Tifrunner.gnm2.J5K5, whole genome shotgun sequence genome:
- the LOC112695237 gene encoding protein STRUBBELIG-RECEPTOR FAMILY 7, which translates to MAVGEGGRRVLLLLLLFTSNCILHWMPVAVNGNTDPNDAAAIRILFQSMNSPSQLGWQANGDDPCGQYWKGITCSNNRVTEIKLSNLKLTGTLPYGLQPLTSLTNLDLSSNNLGGGIPYQLPPNMQRLNLAYNNFTGSIPYSISDMTSLTDLNLAHNQFQQGLNVNFMKLSTLSSLDLSFNLLTSDLPQTLSSLSGITSMYLQNNQFTGTIDVLANLPLENLNVENNNFTGWIPEQLKSINLKTGGNTWSSGPAPPPPPGTPPLPKSNRHHKAGGGSTTTSPSDAGSSNNMSEGSKKSGVGGGGIAGIVISIIVVGAIVAFFLVKRKSKKSSSDLEKQDNQSFAPLPSDEFHELKSVPPSSITEMKTFETSASINLKPPPMDRHKSFDEDELSKKPAIVKKTVTSPANVKSYSIADLQISTGSFSIDHLVGEGSFGRVYRAQFDDGKVLAVKKIDSSVLPNDLSEEFTEIVSNISHLHHPNVTELVGYCSEYGQHLLVYEFHRNGSLHDFLHLSDEYSKPLIWNSRVKIALGTARALEYLHEVCSPSVVHKNIKSANILLDAELNPHLSDSGLASYIPNADQVLNQNAGSGYDAPEVALCGQYTMKSDVYCFGVVMLELLSGRKPFDSSRPRAEQSLVRWAAPQLHDIDALTKMVDPALKGLYPVKSLSRFADVIALCVQLEPEFRPPMSEVVQALVRLVQRANMSRRTTFGSDHGGSNRGSDEPAIHDV; encoded by the exons ATGGCGGTAGGAGAGGGTGGAAGAAGGGTGCTGCTACTGTTGTTGTTGTTTACCAGTAACTGCATTCTTCATTGGATGCCCGTTGCTGTTAATGGTAACACAGATCCGAATGATG CGGCCGCTATAAGGATTTTATTTCAATCTATGAACTCACCTTCACAGCTAGGTTGGCAAGCGAATGGTGATGATCCGTGTGGACAATATTGGAAAGGCATAACATGCTCAAACAACCGAGTTACAGAGAT TAAGTTATCCAATCTTAAACTAACGGGAACATTGCCTTATGGATTACAACCCTTGACATCTTTGACCAACCT AGACCTGAGTAGCAACAATCTTGGAGGTGGCATACCATACCAGCTTCCTCCAAATATGCAGCGCTT AAATCTGGCTTATAATAACTTCACTGGGTCAATCCCTTACTCTATTTCTGATATGACCTCTCTTACAGACCT GAATCTTGCTCACAATCAGTTCCAGCAAGGATTGAACGTTAACTTCATGAAGCTTTCTACCCTCTCTTCATT GGATCTCTCCTTCAATTTATTGACAAGTGACCTTCCGCAGACTTTGAGCTCACTTTCAGGCATTACCAGCAT GTATCTGCAGAACAACCAGTTTACAGGCACTATTGATGTCCTTGCTAATCTGCCCCTTGAAAATCT GAATGTGGAAAACAATAATTTTACTGGATGGATACCAGAACAATTGAAAAGCATAAATTTAAA GACTGGTGGTAATACATGGAGCTCCGGACCTGCACCCCCACCTCCTCCCGGGACCCCACCATTACCTAAAAGCAATCGACACCACAAAGCCGGTGGCGGAAGCACCACTACCTCCCCCTCAGATGCTGGCAGCAGTAACAACATGAGTGAAGGCAGCAAAAAATCTGGTGTTGGAGGTGGTGGCATAGCTGGAATTGTGATCTCGATAATTGTTGTTGGGGCAATAGTAGCATTCTTTTTGGTGAAGAGAAAATCCAAGAAGTCATCTTCAGATTTAGAAAAACAGGACAATCAGTCCTTTGCTCCTCTTCCCTCAGATGAATTCCATG AATTGAAATCTGTGCCACCTTCCTCTATAACTGAAATGAAGACATTTGAAACTTCTGCCTCAATAAATCTTAAACCCCCACCTATGGATCGTCATAAATCATTTGATGAGGATGAACTTTCAAAGAAGCCTGCCATTGTCAAGAAGACTGTCACATCTCCTGCTAATGTGAAATCATACTCTATAGCTGATCTACAGATTTCAACTGGAAGCTTCAGTATTGATCATCTTGTTGGTGAAGGGTCCTTTGGTCGTGTTTACCGGGCTCAGTTTGATGATGGAAAG GTTCTTGCAGTGAAGAAAATAGATTCATCTGTCCTTCCCAATGACCTTTCTGAAGAATTTACAGAAATAGTTTCAAACATCTCCCATTTACATCATCCGAACGTGACAGAACTAGTAGGTTATTGTTCAGAGTATGGGCAGCACCTCTTAGTCTATGAGTTTCATAGAAATGGATCACTGCATGACTTCCTTCACCTATCAGATGAATATAGTAAGCCATTGATATGGAATTCCCGTGTGAAGATTGCATTGGGGACTGCGCGTGCTTTAGA GTACCTACATGAAGTTTGTTCACCATCGGTTGTACACAAGAACATTAAATCAGCCAACATATTACTTGATGCAGAACTTAATCCTCATCTTTCAGACAGTGGATTAGCAAGCTATATTCCAAATGCAGACCAG GTGTTGAACCAAAACGCCGGATCTGGATACGACGCACCTGAAGTTGCTTTGTGTGGTCAGTATACCATGAAAAGTGATGTTTATTGCTTTGGGGTCGTGATGTTGGAGCTACTCAGCGGACGTAAACcatttgatag CTCGAGACCTAGAGCTGAGCAGTCTCTAGTTCGTTGGGCCGCACCTCAACTCCATGATATTGATGCATTGACTAAAATGGTTGATCCTGCGCTGAAAGGGTTATATCCTGTTAAATCTTTGTCTCGTTTTGCAGATGTTATTGCTCTCTGCGTTCAG CTGGAGCCTGAATTCCGACCACCAATGTCAGAAGTGGTTCAAGCCTTGGTACGGTTGGTGCAGCGAGCCAACATGAGCAGGCGGACTACTTTTGGATCTGATCATGGAGGATCCAATCGAGGGAGTGATGAACCCGCCATACATGATGTGTAA